A genome region from Arachis duranensis cultivar V14167 chromosome 6, aradu.V14167.gnm2.J7QH, whole genome shotgun sequence includes the following:
- the LOC107472146 gene encoding uncharacterized protein LOC107472146, with amino-acid sequence MTGLLKKQGIIHKVATAYHPQTNGQAEVSNREIKRILEKIVKPHRKDWSARLAVALWAYWTAYKTPIGMSPFRLIYGKACHLPLEVEHKTYWVVKECNLGLEGASIERKLQLQELECLRLEAYENSRLYKEKVKAVHDRNIKRREFRAGDLVLLYN; translated from the coding sequence ATGACAGGACTGCTGAAGAAACAAGGCATCATCCACAAGGTGGCGACAGCCTACCACCctcagaccaatgggcaagccgaggtgtcaaatAGAGAGATCAAGCGCATATTAGAGAAGATTGTGAAGCCTCATAGGAAGGACTGGAGTGCTCGACTGGCAGTTGCACTGTGGGCTTATTGGActgcatacaagacaccaatcGGAATGAGTCCATTCCGTCTCATCTACGGGAAGGCTTGTCACCTACCGCTAGAGGTGGAACACAAGACATACTGGGTGGTGAAGGAATGCAACCTAGGATTGGAGGGAGCCAGCATTGAAAGGAAGCTGCAACTTCAAGAATTAGAGTGCCTTCGACTAGAGGCGTATGAGAACTCACGACTGTACAAGGAAAAAGTGAAGGCGGTGCATGATAGGAATATCAAGAGGAGAGAGTTCAGAGctggggatttagtcctcctCTACAACTAA